The following are from one region of the Streptomyces rubrogriseus genome:
- a CDS encoding ADP-ribosylglycohydrolase family protein → MGGTAGAVWGRAEQQDFRSRVRGTLLGVAVGDALGSPVDPLALEAIRAAHGPEGLADLAAAHGRRGAVTHLTQLTLFSVDGLIRAQVRRDTGAWHPPTDLHRAYRRWAATQRDWGPDLRRKDDGWLAHEEWLYVRRGAPRALLLGLGDETMGTPEAPKNPGERGPEAAARSAPFGLLVGWEPQLVAQLAVECAAQTHGHPTGYLAAGAYAVIVHGLARGESLDAAVQRALALLVARPGHEPVTDALQHALGAVRQGLPSPARVTELIGAGTGTAEGLVAAAVYCALVGEDVRHGLRLAVNHDGASAAAGALTGGLLGALHGETALPPAWLAELEGRPTVLELADDFAMEMTQGPALHGPAGSSPGWLTRYPRA, encoded by the coding sequence GTGGGCGGGACAGCCGGCGCCGTCTGGGGGCGTGCCGAGCAGCAGGACTTCCGCAGCCGGGTGCGCGGGACGCTGCTCGGCGTGGCCGTCGGGGACGCCCTCGGCTCGCCCGTCGACCCGCTCGCCCTCGAGGCGATCCGGGCGGCCCACGGCCCCGAAGGGCTGGCCGACCTGGCCGCCGCCCACGGCCGGCGCGGTGCCGTCACCCACCTCACCCAGCTCACCCTGTTCTCGGTCGACGGGCTGATCCGCGCCCAGGTGCGGCGCGACACCGGCGCCTGGCATCCGCCGACCGACCTGCACCGGGCCTACCGGCGCTGGGCCGCCACCCAGCGCGACTGGGGGCCCGACCTGCGGCGCAAGGACGACGGCTGGCTGGCCCACGAGGAGTGGCTGTACGTCCGCCGGGGCGCCCCGCGCGCGCTGCTGCTCGGTCTCGGCGACGAGACGATGGGCACCCCCGAGGCGCCCAAGAACCCCGGCGAGCGCGGCCCCGAGGCCGCCGCCCGCTCGGCGCCGTTCGGGCTCCTGGTCGGCTGGGAGCCGCAGTTGGTCGCCCAGCTCGCCGTGGAGTGCGCGGCGCAGACCCACGGCCACCCCACCGGCTACCTGGCGGCGGGCGCGTACGCCGTGATCGTGCACGGGCTGGCCCGCGGCGAGAGCCTGGACGCCGCCGTGCAGCGGGCCCTGGCGCTGCTCGTCGCCCGGCCGGGGCACGAGCCCGTGACGGACGCCCTGCAGCACGCGCTGGGCGCGGTACGGCAAGGGCTGCCGAGCCCGGCCCGGGTGACCGAGCTGATCGGCGCGGGCACGGGCACGGCGGAGGGCCTGGTCGCCGCCGCCGTGTACTGCGCCCTCGTCGGCGAGGACGTACGGCACGGGCTGCGGCTCGCCGTGAACCACGACGGCGCCTCGGCGGCGGCCGGCGCCCTGACCGGCGGCCTGCTCGGCGCGCTGCACGGCGAGACGGCGCTGCCCCCGGCCTGGCTGGCCGAACTGGAGGGCCGGCCCACCGTCCTGGAACTGGCCGACGACTTCGCCATGGAGATGACCCAGGGCCCCGCGCTCCACGGCCCGGCGGGTTCCTCCCCGGGCTGGCTGACGCGGTACCCACGGGCGTAG
- a CDS encoding CehA/McbA family metallohydrolase, with translation MCEDDHENDHAGIGRRAVFVTGAAAALTLATVSFASAAGGTGPRTRTVRGTLPPGAPDFVYVPVEVPRGVREIHVAYTYDRPTVPAGTQGNALDIGLFDERGTDLGGRGFRGWSGGARTEFFVRADAATPGYLPGPVRAGIWHIALGPYTVAPEGLSYELTITLTHGEQDEAPRPVYPPERAKGRGRAWYRGDCHLHSEYSDGRYTLAEIAGLARAAGLDFINSSEHNTHSAHAHWAGLAGDDLLILLGEEVTTRNGHVVALGTDPGTFVDWRYRARDNRFGRFARQIRRAGGLVVPAHPHATCIGCNWKFGFGEADAVEVWNGAYTPDDEVALADWDGMLVASVRDGRRDWLPAMGSSDSHRSPDVIGRPQTVVLADDLTREAIQEGIRAGRSYVAESSKVSLSLTASGGRGEHAGIGERLRVAADTPVTVRLEVTGAPRCTVRFVTDQGVLFTSDPLPVSGAGVVQWRTTASYAAYVRAEVRHEAAAGPLPGPLAAFTNPVFLGS, from the coding sequence ATGTGCGAGGACGACCACGAGAACGACCACGCCGGGATCGGCAGACGCGCGGTGTTCGTGACGGGAGCCGCCGCCGCGCTTACGTTGGCGACCGTGAGCTTCGCTTCAGCGGCGGGCGGTACCGGCCCGCGGACCAGGACCGTACGCGGCACCCTGCCGCCCGGCGCCCCCGACTTCGTGTACGTCCCGGTCGAAGTCCCCCGGGGCGTGCGCGAGATCCACGTCGCCTACACCTACGACCGTCCCACCGTCCCGGCCGGCACCCAGGGCAACGCGCTCGACATCGGCCTCTTCGACGAGCGCGGCACCGACCTGGGCGGCCGGGGCTTCCGCGGCTGGTCGGGCGGGGCGCGCACGGAGTTCTTCGTCCGCGCGGACGCCGCCACGCCGGGCTACCTGCCGGGGCCGGTGCGGGCGGGCATCTGGCACATCGCGCTCGGCCCGTACACGGTGGCCCCCGAGGGGCTGTCCTACGAGCTCACGATCACGCTGACCCACGGCGAGCAGGACGAGGCCCCGCGGCCGGTGTACCCGCCCGAGCGGGCCAAGGGGCGGGGCCGGGCCTGGTACCGGGGCGACTGCCACCTGCACTCCGAGTACTCCGACGGCCGCTACACCCTCGCCGAGATCGCCGGGCTGGCGCGGGCGGCGGGCCTGGACTTCATCAACTCCTCCGAGCACAACACGCACTCGGCGCACGCGCACTGGGCCGGGCTCGCCGGGGACGACCTGCTGATCCTGCTCGGCGAGGAGGTGACGACCCGCAACGGCCACGTCGTCGCGCTCGGTACCGACCCCGGCACCTTCGTCGACTGGCGCTACCGGGCCCGCGACAACCGCTTCGGCCGGTTCGCCCGGCAGATCCGCCGCGCCGGCGGCCTGGTCGTGCCGGCCCACCCGCACGCCACCTGCATCGGCTGCAACTGGAAGTTCGGCTTCGGGGAGGCGGACGCGGTCGAGGTGTGGAACGGCGCCTACACGCCCGACGACGAGGTGGCGCTGGCCGACTGGGACGGCATGCTGGTCGCCTCGGTGCGCGACGGGCGGCGGGACTGGCTCCCGGCGATGGGCAGCAGCGACTCCCACCGCTCCCCCGACGTGATCGGCCGCCCGCAGACCGTCGTCCTCGCCGACGACCTGACCCGCGAGGCGATCCAGGAGGGCATCCGGGCGGGCCGGTCGTACGTGGCCGAGTCGTCGAAGGTGTCCCTGTCCCTCACCGCGTCCGGCGGCCGGGGCGAGCACGCCGGGATCGGCGAGCGGCTGCGCGTGGCCGCCGACACCCCGGTCACCGTCCGCCTGGAGGTGACGGGCGCCCCGCGCTGCACGGTGCGGTTCGTCACGGACCAGGGCGTGCTGTTCACGAGCGATCCGCTGCCGGTGTCCGGCGCGGGCGTCGTGCAGTGGCGCACGACCGCCTCGTACGCGGCCTACGTACGGGCGGAGGTGCGGCACGAGGCGGCGGCGGGCCCGCTGCCGGGGCCGCTGGCGGCGTTCACCAACCCGGTGTTCCTGGGGAGTTAG
- a CDS encoding VOC family protein has protein sequence MDISIHTTVLPHDDPDASLAFYRDVLGFEVRKDVGNGKMRWITVGPADQPDVSLLLSPPAVDPGITDGERRTIAEMMAKGTYGWILLATEDLDGTFEKVRAGNTEIVQEPTEQPYGIRDCAFRDPAGNQIRIQELR, from the coding sequence ATGGACATCAGCATTCACACCACCGTCCTTCCGCACGACGACCCGGACGCGTCCCTGGCCTTCTACCGGGACGTCCTCGGCTTCGAGGTCCGCAAGGACGTCGGGAACGGCAAGATGCGCTGGATCACGGTCGGACCGGCCGACCAGCCGGACGTCTCGCTGCTCCTGTCGCCGCCCGCCGTGGACCCCGGCATCACCGACGGCGAGCGCCGCACCATCGCCGAGATGATGGCCAAGGGCACCTACGGGTGGATCCTCCTGGCCACCGAGGACCTCGACGGCACCTTCGAGAAGGTGCGCGCCGGGAACACCGAGATCGTCCAGGAGCCGACCGAGCAGCCGTACGGCATCCGGGACTGCGCCTTCCGGGACCCGGCCGGCAACCAGATCCGCATCCAGGAACTGCGCTGA
- a CDS encoding nitroreductase family deazaflavin-dependent oxidoreductase, protein MPKPPNPERKYRTVTAFQRRLNAVVRRLPGQTLLETTGRVSGLPRRTPVGGRREGDSFWLVSEFGERSQYIRNIRADPRVRVRIRGRWHPGTAHLLPDDDPLARLRRLPRFNSVAVRAMGVGTGLLTVRVELEGQS, encoded by the coding sequence ATGCCGAAGCCGCCGAACCCCGAGCGGAAGTACCGGACCGTCACGGCCTTCCAGCGCCGGCTGAACGCCGTCGTGCGCCGACTGCCCGGCCAGACCCTGCTGGAGACCACCGGCCGCGTTTCGGGCCTGCCCCGCCGCACACCGGTGGGCGGCCGCCGGGAGGGCGATTCCTTCTGGCTGGTCTCGGAGTTCGGCGAGCGCTCGCAGTACATCCGCAACATCCGGGCCGACCCGCGGGTGCGGGTGCGCATCCGGGGGCGCTGGCACCCGGGGACGGCCCACCTCCTTCCCGACGACGACCCGCTCGCCCGTCTGCGCCGCCTCCCCCGCTTCAACAGCGTGGCGGTGCGGGCGATGGGCGTCGGGACGGGGCTGCTGACGGTACGGGTGGAGTTGGAGGGGCAAAGCTGA
- a CDS encoding sodium:solute symporter family protein gives MNGLDWSVLIGYFAVMVAIGVWSHKRVDDVSDFFTAGGKMPWWLSGISHHMSGYSAVMFTGYAGIAYTYGVTSFVTWSFPIALGVAIGSKLFAPRINRLRSRLHVASPLEYLKNRYNLPTQQALAWSGMLLKIVDVAAKWAAIATLLSVFTGITLNQGILITGVITGIYCTIGGLWADALTELGQFIIQLLAGVAMFVAVVMKLGDHGGFFGVWDEPALQGHGKPLVGPYGTVFLLAFLFIKLFEYNGGMLNQAQRYMATANAREATRGARLSAVLWLVWPLVLFFPMWMSPLLVESQKADGSDSYALMTEQLLPHGLLGLVIVGFFSHTMAMCSSDANAIAAVFTRDVAPVLSKRARGWGQRSGLLAARLTTVIFLGLSMAVATQVDSPTFKDIITVVIKWVAGLMGPIAIPMMLGLLRPFRRSGPTAALTSWGLGLVAFWLVNYPINWSVDGGVPLEYQVSVPLAVSLVLYIAIGYLKPEDTPERLAIIERVNTDGDGDSAGAAAAIPTPAGGADDAVGRSRVGD, from the coding sequence ATGAACGGTCTCGACTGGTCCGTGCTCATCGGCTACTTCGCCGTCATGGTGGCGATCGGTGTCTGGTCGCACAAACGCGTCGACGACGTCAGCGACTTCTTCACGGCCGGCGGCAAGATGCCGTGGTGGCTGTCCGGCATCTCGCACCACATGTCGGGCTACAGCGCGGTGATGTTCACCGGCTACGCCGGCATCGCCTACACCTACGGCGTCACGTCCTTCGTGACGTGGTCGTTCCCCATCGCACTCGGCGTCGCGATCGGCTCCAAGCTGTTCGCGCCGCGCATCAACCGGCTGCGCTCCCGGCTGCACGTGGCCTCGCCGCTGGAGTACCTGAAGAACCGGTACAACCTGCCCACCCAGCAGGCGCTGGCCTGGTCCGGCATGCTGCTGAAGATCGTGGACGTGGCCGCGAAGTGGGCGGCCATCGCCACGCTCCTGTCGGTCTTCACCGGCATCACGCTCAACCAGGGCATCCTGATCACCGGCGTCATCACGGGCATCTACTGCACGATCGGCGGTCTGTGGGCGGACGCGCTGACGGAGCTGGGGCAGTTCATCATCCAGCTGCTGGCCGGGGTCGCGATGTTCGTGGCCGTCGTCATGAAGCTCGGCGACCACGGCGGCTTCTTCGGCGTCTGGGACGAGCCCGCCCTCCAGGGCCACGGGAAACCGCTGGTCGGCCCGTACGGGACGGTGTTCCTGCTGGCCTTCCTCTTCATCAAGCTCTTCGAGTACAACGGCGGCATGCTCAACCAGGCCCAGCGCTACATGGCCACGGCCAACGCCCGCGAGGCCACGCGGGGGGCGCGGCTGTCGGCGGTGCTGTGGCTGGTCTGGCCGCTGGTGCTGTTCTTCCCGATGTGGATGTCACCGCTGCTGGTGGAGTCGCAGAAGGCGGACGGTTCCGACTCCTACGCCCTGATGACCGAGCAACTGCTGCCGCACGGGCTGCTCGGCCTGGTCATCGTCGGCTTCTTCTCGCACACCATGGCCATGTGCTCCTCGGACGCGAACGCCATCGCGGCCGTGTTCACCCGTGACGTGGCGCCGGTGCTGTCGAAGCGGGCGCGCGGCTGGGGGCAGCGGTCCGGGCTGCTGGCGGCCCGGCTGACGACGGTGATCTTCCTCGGTCTTTCGATGGCTGTGGCGACGCAGGTCGACTCGCCGACGTTCAAGGACATCATCACCGTCGTGATCAAGTGGGTCGCCGGGCTGATGGGCCCGATCGCGATCCCGATGATGCTCGGTCTGCTGCGGCCCTTCCGCCGCTCGGGCCCGACGGCGGCGCTCACCAGCTGGGGCCTGGGCCTGGTGGCGTTCTGGCTGGTCAACTACCCGATCAACTGGAGCGTGGACGGCGGGGTGCCCCTGGAGTACCAGGTCTCCGTCCCGCTGGCGGTCTCGCTGGTCCTGTACATCGCGATCGGCTACCTGAAACCGGAGGACACCCCGGAGCGGCTGGCGATCATCGAGCGCGTCAACACGGACGGGGACGGCGACTCCGCCGGCGCGGCGGCCGCGATCCCGACGCCCGCGGGCGGGGCGGACGACGCGGTGGGCCGCAGCCGGGTGGGCGACTAG
- a CDS encoding bifunctional FO biosynthesis protein CofGH has protein sequence MTTSATSGTGPADPAGPTENSMRRALKRARDGVALDASEAAVLLQARGAHLDALTASAARVRDAGLEAAGRPGVITYSKSVFVPLTRLCRDKCHYCTFVTVPGKLRRAGHGMFMSPDEVLDIARKGAALGCKEALITLGDKPEDRWPEAREWLDAHGYDDTIAYVRAISIRILEETGLLPHLNPGVMTWTDFQRLKPVAPSMGMMLETTATRLWSEPGGPHHGSPDKEPAVRLRVLEDAGRSSVPFTSGILIGIGETYEERAESLFALRKVSRAYHGIQELIIQNFRAKPDTAMRGMPDAELDELVATVAVARHIMGPSACLQAPPNLVDAEYERLIGAGVDDWGGVSPLTIDHVNPERPWPQIDELAAKSRAAGFELRERLCVYPEFVRRGEPWLDPRLRPHVAALADPETGLAREDAVVEGHAWQEPDEAFTATGRTDLHATIDTEGRTSDRRDDFDEVYGDWGALREAAAPGMAPERIDTDVRAALATAADDPTKLTDDEALALLHADGPALDALCKVADDVRRSVVGDDVTYIVTRNINFTNVCYTGCRFCAFAQRRTDADAYTLSLDQVADRAQQAWDVGAVEVCMQGGIHPDLPGTAYFDIARAVKERVPGMHVHAFSPMEVVNGATRTGMSVREWLSAAKEAGLDSVPGTAAEILDDEVRWILTKGKLPAATWIEVIETAHELGIRSSSTMMYGHVDQPRHWLGHLRTLAGIQQRTGGFTEFVTLPFIHTNAPVYLAGIARPGPTLRDNRAVTAMARLLLHPHIPNIQTSWVKLGTEGAAEMLRSGANDLGGTLMEETISRMAGSSYGSYKSVKDLIAVADAAGRPAKPRTTLYGPVPAERQRAARDSDGHLPELLPVLD, from the coding sequence ATGACGACTTCCGCGACCTCCGGAACCGGACCCGCCGACCCCGCAGGGCCCACCGAGAACTCCATGCGTCGCGCCCTCAAACGCGCCCGGGACGGCGTCGCCCTCGACGCGTCCGAGGCCGCCGTGCTGCTCCAGGCGCGCGGCGCGCACCTCGACGCCCTCACCGCGTCCGCCGCCCGGGTCCGGGACGCGGGCCTGGAGGCGGCCGGGCGGCCCGGCGTCATCACGTACTCGAAGAGCGTCTTCGTCCCGCTGACCCGGCTGTGCCGGGACAAGTGCCACTACTGCACCTTCGTGACGGTCCCCGGCAAGCTGCGCCGGGCCGGCCACGGGATGTTCATGTCCCCGGACGAGGTGCTCGACATCGCGCGCAAGGGTGCCGCCCTCGGCTGCAAGGAAGCCCTCATCACCCTCGGCGACAAGCCCGAGGACCGCTGGCCGGAGGCCAGGGAGTGGCTGGACGCGCACGGCTACGACGACACGATCGCCTACGTCCGCGCCATCTCGATCCGCATCCTGGAGGAGACGGGTCTCCTCCCGCACCTCAACCCCGGCGTCATGACCTGGACGGACTTCCAGCGGCTCAAGCCCGTCGCGCCCTCCATGGGCATGATGCTGGAGACCACCGCGACCCGCCTGTGGTCCGAGCCCGGCGGCCCGCACCACGGCTCGCCCGACAAGGAGCCCGCCGTACGGCTGCGCGTCCTGGAGGACGCCGGGCGCTCCTCGGTGCCCTTCACCTCCGGCATCCTCATCGGCATCGGCGAGACGTACGAGGAGCGGGCCGAGTCCCTCTTCGCGCTGCGCAAGGTCTCCCGCGCCTACCACGGCATCCAGGAACTGATCATCCAGAACTTCCGCGCCAAGCCCGACACGGCGATGCGCGGCATGCCGGACGCCGAACTGGACGAACTGGTCGCCACGGTCGCCGTCGCCCGGCACATCATGGGCCCCTCCGCCTGCCTCCAGGCCCCGCCGAACCTGGTGGACGCGGAGTACGAGCGGCTGATCGGCGCGGGCGTCGACGACTGGGGCGGCGTCTCCCCGCTCACCATCGACCACGTGAACCCCGAGCGTCCCTGGCCGCAGATCGACGAACTCGCCGCGAAGTCCCGGGCGGCCGGCTTCGAGCTGCGCGAACGCCTCTGCGTGTACCCGGAGTTCGTGCGGCGCGGCGAGCCCTGGCTGGACCCGCGGCTGCGCCCGCACGTGGCGGCGCTCGCCGACCCGGAGACCGGCCTGGCCCGCGAGGACGCGGTGGTCGAGGGGCACGCCTGGCAGGAGCCGGACGAGGCGTTCACCGCCACCGGCCGCACCGACCTGCACGCCACCATCGACACCGAGGGCCGTACGTCGGACCGCCGCGACGACTTCGACGAGGTGTACGGCGACTGGGGCGCCCTGCGCGAGGCCGCCGCCCCCGGCATGGCCCCCGAGCGCATCGACACCGACGTACGCGCCGCGCTGGCCACGGCGGCCGACGACCCCACGAAGCTGACGGACGACGAGGCGCTCGCCCTGCTGCACGCCGACGGCCCGGCGCTGGACGCCCTGTGCAAGGTGGCCGACGACGTGCGCAGGTCGGTGGTCGGCGACGACGTGACGTACATCGTGACCCGCAACATCAACTTCACCAACGTCTGCTACACCGGCTGCCGTTTCTGCGCCTTCGCCCAGCGCCGCACGGACGCCGACGCCTACACGCTCTCCTTGGACCAGGTCGCCGACCGCGCCCAGCAGGCCTGGGACGTGGGCGCGGTGGAGGTCTGCATGCAGGGCGGCATCCACCCCGACCTGCCCGGCACGGCGTACTTCGACATCGCGCGGGCGGTGAAGGAGCGCGTCCCCGGCATGCACGTGCACGCCTTCTCGCCGATGGAGGTCGTCAACGGCGCCACCCGCACCGGGATGTCGGTCAGGGAGTGGCTGAGCGCCGCGAAGGAGGCGGGGCTCGACTCGGTCCCGGGCACGGCGGCGGAGATCCTCGACGACGAGGTCCGCTGGATCCTCACCAAGGGCAAGCTGCCGGCGGCCACCTGGATCGAGGTGATCGAGACCGCCCACGAGCTGGGCATCCGCTCCTCGTCCACGATGATGTACGGCCACGTCGACCAGCCCCGCCACTGGCTGGGCCACCTGCGCACGCTCGCCGGGATCCAGCAGCGCACGGGTGGCTTCACGGAGTTCGTGACGCTCCCCTTCATCCACACCAACGCGCCGGTGTACCTGGCGGGCATCGCGCGGCCCGGGCCCACCCTCCGGGACAACCGCGCGGTGACCGCGATGGCCCGCCTCCTCCTGCACCCGCACATCCCCAACATCCAGACGAGCTGGGTGAAACTGGGCACGGAGGGTGCGGCGGAGATGCTCCGCTCCGGCGCCAACGACCTGGGCGGCACCCTGATGGAGGAGACGATCTCCCGCATGGCGGGCTCGTCCTACGGGTCGTACAAGTCGGTCAAGGACCTGATCGCGGTCGCGGACGCCGCGGGCCGCCCGGCGAAGCCGCGCACCACCCTCTACGGCCCGGTCCCCGCGGAGCGGCAGCGGGCAGCGCGGGACTCGGACGGGCACCTGCCGGAGCTGCTGCCGGTCCTGGACTGA
- a CDS encoding DoxX family protein, whose translation MFTAYVVVGAAAIVANAGIAVADLLRARFVLANSAEVGVPASWLPWLAGLKAAGAAGLLAGLLGAGPLGTAAAAGLALFFVGALAAHVRARVFHNIAFPLGYLALNTAALVLGMAA comes from the coding sequence GTGTTCACCGCCTATGTGGTCGTCGGTGCCGCCGCGATCGTCGCCAATGCCGGGATCGCCGTCGCGGACCTGCTGCGCGCCCGGTTCGTCCTCGCCAACTCGGCCGAGGTGGGGGTCCCCGCGTCGTGGCTCCCTTGGCTGGCCGGTCTCAAGGCGGCCGGTGCCGCCGGGCTCCTGGCCGGCCTGCTGGGCGCCGGGCCGCTCGGGACCGCGGCGGCGGCCGGTCTCGCCCTCTTCTTCGTCGGCGCGCTCGCCGCGCACGTCCGCGCCCGGGTCTTCCACAACATCGCCTTCCCCCTCGGCTACCTGGCGCTCAACACCGCGGCGCTGGTCCTGGGGATGGCCGCGTGA
- a CDS encoding DUF2165 domain-containing protein translates to MTNIPRSTLLLASTVLTAVLALYIALVALGNITDFDNNQQYVHHVLAMDTTFKDDDLMWRAITSKGLQDTAYVAIIVWETAAALVLIWATWLWIRRQHAPARRFTTYGTLMLMLLFGAGFLAIGGEWFAMWQSEDWNGLDAATRVLLFSGVVLIVAHLPSGEAEATRSQ, encoded by the coding sequence ATGACCAACATCCCCCGCAGCACCCTTTTACTCGCCTCCACCGTGCTCACCGCGGTCCTCGCCCTCTACATCGCCCTGGTGGCCCTCGGGAACATCACCGACTTCGACAACAACCAGCAGTACGTGCACCACGTCCTCGCGATGGACACGACGTTCAAGGACGACGACCTGATGTGGCGGGCGATCACGAGCAAGGGTCTTCAGGACACCGCCTACGTGGCGATCATCGTGTGGGAGACCGCGGCCGCGCTCGTCCTGATCTGGGCGACCTGGCTCTGGATACGCCGGCAGCACGCTCCCGCGCGGCGCTTCACCACCTACGGCACGCTCATGCTGATGCTCCTCTTCGGCGCCGGTTTCCTCGCGATCGGCGGGGAGTGGTTCGCGATGTGGCAGTCGGAGGACTGGAACGGGCTGGACGCGGCGACGCGGGTGCTGCTGTTCAGCGGCGTCGTGCTGATCGTGGCGCACCTGCCGTCCGGCGAGGCGGAGGCCACGAGATCACAGTGA
- a CDS encoding LysR family transcriptional regulator codes for MDVDTRLLRYFAAVAEEGSLTRAAQRLYVSQPALTKQIRRLESALGTALFTRSRDGMALTGSGRALAARVPGLLAGWETALRETRSAGSRADRVLRVGFLASAANEATQPIIAEFARRRPDWRAEMRQASWSNPSAGLADSDVDVALVRLPFPGQEALRVVELFSEPRCVVLPETHPLAGRETIDLRELRDEPFVAAPPETGPWRAYWLAADERDGHPVRVGAVTAQPDDWLTAIANGYGIALAPESASRFYTRPGVVHRPVTGVGPSRVGVAWDPADDADPVVQDFVRCCRLVCART; via the coding sequence ATGGATGTCGACACCCGATTGCTGCGGTACTTCGCGGCCGTGGCGGAGGAAGGCAGCCTGACCAGGGCGGCTCAGCGGCTGTACGTCTCCCAGCCCGCGCTGACCAAGCAGATCCGCCGGCTGGAGTCCGCACTCGGCACGGCCCTCTTCACGCGCTCCCGCGACGGCATGGCCCTCACCGGGTCGGGCCGGGCGCTCGCGGCCCGGGTCCCCGGCCTCCTGGCCGGGTGGGAGACGGCGCTGCGCGAGACGAGGTCCGCGGGGAGCCGGGCCGACCGCGTCCTGCGGGTCGGCTTCCTGGCCAGCGCGGCCAACGAGGCGACGCAGCCGATCATCGCCGAGTTCGCCCGGCGCCGTCCGGACTGGCGGGCCGAGATGCGGCAGGCCTCGTGGTCGAACCCGTCCGCCGGGCTCGCCGACTCGGACGTCGACGTCGCCCTGGTGCGGCTGCCGTTCCCCGGCCAGGAGGCGTTGCGGGTGGTGGAGCTGTTCAGCGAGCCCCGCTGCGTCGTGCTGCCCGAGACGCACCCGCTGGCCGGGCGCGAGACGATCGACCTCCGTGAACTGCGGGACGAGCCCTTCGTGGCCGCCCCGCCCGAGACGGGTCCCTGGCGCGCGTACTGGCTGGCCGCCGACGAGCGCGACGGCCACCCGGTCCGCGTCGGCGCCGTCACCGCGCAGCCGGACGACTGGCTCACCGCGATCGCCAACGGCTACGGCATCGCCCTCGCGCCCGAGTCGGCGTCCCGCTTCTACACCCGCCCCGGCGTCGTCCACCGCCCCGTCACCGGGGTCGGCCCCAGCCGGGTCGGCGTCGCCTGGGACCCCGCGGACGACGCCGACCCCGTCGTCCAGGACTTCGTCCGCTGCTGCCGCCTGGTGTGCGCCCGCACGTGA